A part of Vicugna pacos chromosome 14, VicPac4, whole genome shotgun sequence genomic DNA contains:
- the LACC1 gene encoding purine nucleoside phosphorylase LACC1, producing the protein MAEAVLIDLFGLKLNSQKNCHQTLLKTLNSIRNHHSAKAKFLCIMCCSNISCDHDNCELETSNGLSTLLREFETVSNPSMAASLYTIKQKIDEKNLSSIKVIVPAHRKTIMKAFIDQLFTDIYNFEFEDLQMTLRGGLLKQSTETNTITAQEQEAIRNEIETYLRSLPALKGELTIITSPLISDIFIHGFTTRAGGISYIPTLSSFNLFSSSKRRDPKVVVQENLRRLGNAAGFNAKKFYRIKTDHANDVWIMGRKEPKSYDGITTNQRGVTIAALGADCIPIVFADPVKKACGVAHSGWRGTLLGIAMATVNAMVAEYGCSLEDIIVVLGPSVGPCCFTLPRESANAFHNLDPGCVQRLDSPNPHVDIRKATRILLERGGILPQNIQDQNQDLSLCTSCHPDKFFSHIRDGLNFGTQIGFISIRE; encoded by the exons ATGGCAGAAGCAGTGTTGATTGATCTCTTTGGCTTGAAACTGAACTCTCAGAAAAACTGTCATCAGACATTACTAAAGACATTGAATTCCATCAGAAACCACCACAGTGCCAAGGCAAAGTTCCTTTGCATAATGTGTTGCAGTAACATCAGTTGTGACCATGATAATTGTGAATTAGAAACAAGCAATGGATTATCAACTCTCTTGAGAGAATTTGAGACTGTTAGCAATCCCAGCATGGCTGCCTCTTTGTATACCATTAAACAAAAAattgatgaaaaaaatttgagCAGCATTAAGGTAATTGTGCCTGCGCACCGGAAGACAATAATGAAGGCATTTATTGATCAACTCTTCACTGATATTTACAATTTTGAGTTTGAAGACTTACAGATGACTTTGAGGGGAGGTCTTTTGAAACAATCTACTGAAACGAACACAATCACAGCTCAAGAACAAGAAGCAATCCGGAATGAAATAGAAACATATTTGAGAAGTTTGCCAGCCCTGAAAGGAGAATTAACCATTATCACATCTCCTTTGATCTCAG ATATTTTCATACACGGATTTACTACAAGAGCAGGTGGAATATCTTACATACCAACTCTTAGCTCATTCAATCTCTTCAGTAGTTCCAAACGAAGAGATCCCAAGGTCGTTGTTCAAGAAAATCTGCGTAGGCTGGGGAATGCTGCAGGATTTAATGCGAAGAAATTTTACcgaataaaa ACTGATCATGCCAATGATGTCTGGATTATGGGGAGGAAGGAGCCTAAATCTTACGATGGAATCACCACAAATCAAAGAGGAGTCACAATAGCGGCGCTTGGTGCTGACTGTATACCGATAGTTTTTGCAGATCCTGTCAAAAAAGCATGTGGGGTTGCTCACTCTG GTTGGAGAGGTACCCTGTTAGGCATTGCTATGGCTACAGTGAACGCTATGGTAGCAGAATACGGCTGTAGTTTAGAAGACATTATTGTTGTACTGGGGCcttcagtaggaccttgctgtttcaCTCTGCCAAGGGAATCAGCAAACGCATTTCATAATCTTGATCCTGGATGTGTACAGCGACTTGACTCACCAAATCCCCATGTTGACATCCGTAAAGCCACCAG GATTCTTCTAGAACGAGGAGGAATTCTACCACAGAATATTCAGGACCAGAACCAAGATCTCAGCCTCTGTACATCTTGCCATCCTGACAAGTTTTTCTCCCATATCCGAGATGGTCTTAACTTTGGTACACAGATTGGCTTCATATCAATTAGGGAATGA